The Streptomyces sp. NBC_01255 genome window below encodes:
- a CDS encoding ATP-grasp domain-containing protein: protein MRSAEARPIAVLVDAYTTGNHLPPAFDRLGVDVVHVQSTPELMTSMTLPDLTAYKAVIPYGTPEETAARLAEFRPICVVPGQEPGVPLADELSERLGLPTNGTALSAARRDKYEMIEALRRAGLRCAEQFRSGDPQALVDWAERRGEYPVVVKPLSSAATEGVAVCRGPEEVRKAAEAVLGTQNIFFETNDEVLVQSFLQGEEYMVDTVSYEGRRYCTGVWQYHKRLRGTHRIYDQETLCSPESSPVPELVAYTSEVLSALGIAYGPVHAEVIMTEEGPALVEIGARLSGGVLPAFNDLCHGVNQADMTALAYARPAEFLAEYGDRTYRKLREAAVIDTATELDGIVDSIDQDVFDEIEALESVHFLRAKLRPGGPIRPTVDLYTSTLVAYTVHESAERLREDYARIQQLKDRVYRLAEGSEAGK from the coding sequence ATGAGGAGTGCTGAAGCACGCCCCATCGCAGTGCTGGTGGACGCTTACACGACTGGCAATCACTTGCCACCGGCTTTCGACAGGCTCGGCGTGGACGTGGTGCACGTCCAGAGCACTCCCGAGCTGATGACGTCGATGACCTTGCCCGATCTCACCGCCTACAAGGCCGTGATCCCGTACGGCACCCCCGAGGAGACCGCGGCGCGCCTGGCCGAGTTCCGGCCGATCTGCGTGGTTCCGGGCCAGGAGCCCGGAGTCCCCCTCGCGGACGAGCTCTCCGAGCGGCTCGGACTGCCGACCAACGGCACCGCGCTCTCGGCTGCCCGCCGTGACAAGTACGAGATGATCGAGGCGCTGCGCCGCGCCGGCCTGCGCTGCGCCGAGCAATTCAGGAGCGGCGACCCGCAGGCTCTGGTGGACTGGGCGGAGCGCCGGGGCGAGTACCCCGTGGTCGTCAAGCCGCTGTCCTCCGCCGCGACCGAGGGTGTGGCCGTCTGCCGAGGGCCCGAGGAGGTCCGCAAGGCCGCGGAAGCCGTTCTGGGCACGCAGAACATCTTCTTCGAGACCAATGACGAGGTGCTGGTCCAGTCCTTCCTCCAGGGGGAGGAGTACATGGTCGACACCGTGTCGTACGAAGGCCGGCGCTACTGCACCGGTGTCTGGCAGTACCACAAGCGCCTGCGCGGTACGCACCGCATCTACGACCAGGAGACGCTCTGCTCTCCCGAGTCGAGCCCGGTGCCCGAACTGGTCGCCTACACGAGCGAGGTCCTCTCGGCGCTCGGCATCGCGTACGGCCCGGTCCACGCCGAGGTCATCATGACCGAGGAGGGCCCCGCGCTCGTCGAGATCGGCGCCCGGCTCAGCGGCGGGGTGCTCCCCGCGTTCAACGACCTGTGCCACGGGGTCAACCAGGCCGACATGACGGCCCTCGCCTACGCGCGGCCCGCCGAGTTCCTCGCGGAGTACGGCGACCGCACGTACCGCAAGCTGCGCGAGGCAGCGGTGATCGACACCGCCACCGAGCTCGACGGGATCGTCGACAGCATCGACCAGGACGTGTTCGACGAGATCGAGGCCCTGGAGTCGGTCCACTTCCTGCGCGCCAAGCTCCGGCCGGGCGGTCCCATCCGCCCCACGGTGGACCTCTACACCTCGACCCTCGTGGCCTACACCGTCCACGAGTCGGCGGAGCGGCTGCGGGAGGACTACGCGCGCATCCAGCAGCTCAAGGACCGTGTGTACCGCCTCGCCGAAGGTTCGGAGGCCGGCAAGTGA
- a CDS encoding MFS transporter, whose amino-acid sequence MNVLVLALAGAVTVANIYFPQPLLEAIAQGLKVSQDTAGIIASALQIGYALGIFLIVPLADTANVRRLTTVLLVLTSGGLLVAAASPNIVTLIVATLAVSTTTVLPQVITPVAAALAGPERSGHVVGLIGLGLTLGSTFSRSLSGGVSDLSGNWRTAYVVAAVMTAALLPALRRTMPERLGAGRARLPYRKLLATLPGLLTSHREVVFSAFLGATVFAAFSAFWATLTFHLAAPPFHQGPALAGLFSLYGLPAALLSAYAGRLNDRHGPTVVNVWALGCIAASFALFAFLGASMAALIVGSNLLILGTSSSQVANQARLFVLGEDKVARLNTIFMLSSFGGGAIGSLAGAAAYSDHGWTGTVVVGVVFIVLTAGALVVERAMRVRGADSA is encoded by the coding sequence GTGAATGTCCTGGTCCTGGCCCTCGCCGGCGCCGTCACCGTCGCCAACATCTACTTTCCGCAACCCCTGCTCGAGGCCATCGCCCAGGGTCTGAAGGTGTCCCAGGACACCGCCGGCATCATCGCCTCGGCCCTGCAGATCGGCTACGCCCTCGGCATCTTCCTGATCGTGCCCCTGGCGGACACGGCGAACGTACGCCGCCTGACGACCGTCCTGCTGGTCCTGACCAGCGGCGGACTGCTCGTCGCCGCGGCCTCGCCCAACATCGTCACCCTGATCGTCGCGACCCTCGCGGTCTCCACGACGACGGTGCTTCCCCAGGTCATCACCCCCGTGGCCGCCGCCCTCGCGGGCCCCGAACGAAGCGGGCACGTCGTCGGCCTCATCGGCCTCGGGCTGACCCTCGGGTCGACCTTCTCCCGATCGCTCTCCGGAGGGGTGTCGGACCTCAGCGGCAACTGGCGCACGGCCTACGTGGTGGCCGCCGTGATGACCGCGGCGCTCCTCCCGGCACTCCGCCGCACCATGCCGGAGCGGCTGGGCGCGGGCCGGGCCCGGCTGCCCTACCGCAAGCTCCTGGCCACGCTTCCCGGGCTGCTCACCTCGCACCGGGAGGTGGTGTTCTCCGCGTTCCTCGGTGCGACGGTCTTCGCCGCCTTCAGCGCCTTCTGGGCAACGCTGACCTTCCATCTGGCAGCACCTCCCTTCCACCAGGGACCTGCCCTCGCGGGGCTGTTCAGTCTGTACGGGCTGCCCGCAGCGCTGCTCTCCGCCTACGCGGGCAGGCTCAACGACCGGCACGGCCCGACCGTGGTCAACGTCTGGGCCTTGGGCTGCATCGCCGCCTCCTTCGCGCTGTTCGCGTTCCTCGGGGCGTCGATGGCCGCTCTGATCGTGGGCAGCAATCTCTTGATTCTAGGCACGAGCAGCAGTCAAGTGGCCAACCAGGCACGGCTTTTCGTCCTGGGTGAGGACAAGGTCGCACGTCTCAACACCATCTTCATGCTGTCGTCCTTCGGCGGTGGCGCGATCGGTTCGCTGGCCGGCGCCGCCGCCTACAGCGACCACGGCTGGACCGGCACGGTGGTCGTGGGAGTCGTATTCATCGTCCTGACCGCAGGGGCTCTCGTCGTGGAACGTGCGATGCGAGTCCGCGGAGCCGATTCGGCTTGA
- a CDS encoding ATP-grasp domain-containing protein, which yields MTSRTTTPETTAPGTAPESTDAPRLLLIGGGGAMTLSIDVAVEALAQARARGMRTHVTNQADTLEATREVGENADQVSAVDFEDPAGTAEWASDLAKDHRVDLVFGVREMAQQAVADTALALGLPGNPPEAVRRVRTKDACRAALTAAGFRQPAVAVCADEAEARAFALGTGTGPWVVKPRDGSDSEGVRKVTEADGFRAAIAELPEPHLPFLVEEFVEGEEFSAEGVFIGGRPAVLAVTAKEKLAPPHFVEIGHVLPAPLRDEAREEIEEQVRAALTALGLRFGLFHVELWRTGDGIVLGEVHSRIGGGWIHRMLTHTRPGLELYGTVYDDMLGRPVELPEGPVRAAASRYFAPPPGRLVSVEGWEELRDHPAVLHTDLLVSPGDLVHPYRSGEDRVGVVVVGADTPEAARALAAELAGSLRWVTEPAESPSVTHPADTDAASESAGIDAAAESAVAVAATESAGTAAVFVTLEPRPLTSSFQISHMTIETVDIVRLRLLDTDERVLGEGEIAADLGYGQNGPVIAAEAEGLARSLVADAAAYHGDDQVAWLSTRLARAAADGVGAPARMLVEMAFLDRAARLAGVPLWQLLGLPDPGRIELLHTVPIGEEIPTDGRPLKIKLGGPQDESVLRSLVGAAGPLILDVNGGWERAEWERLRPLVHELAPAVLEDPARDPRLIEEIRRALPATTVILDEGIDSLDGAEEAARTAGGVNVKLMRFGGLLPALAALTRAGELDGARMLGCFLEPPRAIAYAAQLAGLCDWTDLDGHFWVSEDPVVQEYRLDSTAPGIPRIAYGSAQVAAGEGGQA from the coding sequence GTGACCTCCCGAACCACCACGCCCGAGACCACCGCGCCCGGGACCGCCCCGGAATCCACGGACGCGCCGCGTCTGCTGCTGATCGGTGGCGGCGGCGCGATGACCCTCAGCATCGACGTCGCCGTCGAGGCGCTGGCCCAGGCCCGTGCACGCGGCATGCGTACGCACGTGACCAATCAGGCCGACACGCTGGAAGCCACCCGTGAGGTCGGGGAGAACGCCGACCAGGTGTCCGCCGTCGACTTCGAGGACCCGGCCGGCACCGCCGAGTGGGCGAGCGACCTGGCCAAGGACCACCGTGTCGATCTCGTCTTCGGTGTACGGGAGATGGCCCAGCAGGCCGTGGCGGACACCGCGCTGGCCCTCGGGCTCCCCGGCAATCCGCCCGAGGCCGTCCGCCGGGTCCGTACCAAGGACGCCTGCCGGGCGGCCCTCACCGCCGCCGGATTCCGGCAGCCCGCCGTCGCCGTCTGCGCCGACGAGGCCGAGGCCCGCGCCTTCGCCCTCGGCACCGGCACCGGTCCCTGGGTGGTCAAGCCGCGCGACGGCTCGGACAGCGAGGGCGTCCGCAAGGTGACGGAGGCGGACGGCTTCCGCGCCGCGATCGCGGAACTTCCCGAGCCTCATCTCCCCTTCCTCGTGGAGGAGTTCGTGGAGGGCGAGGAGTTCAGCGCCGAGGGCGTCTTCATCGGTGGCCGGCCCGCGGTCCTCGCCGTCACGGCGAAGGAGAAGCTGGCACCCCCGCACTTCGTAGAGATCGGGCACGTCCTGCCGGCGCCCCTGCGGGATGAGGCCCGCGAGGAGATCGAGGAGCAGGTCCGCGCCGCGCTGACCGCCCTGGGCCTCCGCTTCGGCCTCTTCCACGTCGAGTTGTGGCGCACCGGGGACGGCATCGTCCTCGGCGAGGTCCACTCCCGGATCGGCGGCGGCTGGATCCACCGGATGCTGACGCACACCCGTCCCGGCCTCGAGCTGTACGGGACCGTGTACGACGACATGCTCGGCCGCCCCGTCGAGCTCCCCGAGGGTCCGGTCCGTGCTGCGGCCTCCCGGTACTTCGCACCGCCGCCCGGCCGACTGGTCTCCGTGGAGGGGTGGGAGGAACTGCGCGACCACCCGGCGGTGCTCCACACCGATCTGCTGGTCTCCCCCGGTGACCTGGTCCACCCCTACCGCAGCGGCGAGGACCGGGTGGGCGTCGTCGTGGTGGGCGCCGACACGCCCGAGGCCGCCCGCGCCCTGGCCGCGGAACTCGCCGGTTCCCTGCGCTGGGTGACGGAGCCGGCCGAATCCCCCTCCGTCACGCACCCCGCCGACACCGATGCCGCCTCGGAGTCCGCCGGCATCGATGCCGCCGCAGAGTCCGCCGTCGCCGTCGCCGCCACGGAGTCCGCCGGCACCGCGGCCGTCTTCGTGACGCTCGAACCCCGGCCGCTCACCAGCTCGTTCCAGATCTCCCACATGACGATCGAGACCGTCGACATCGTGCGCCTCCGGCTGCTCGACACCGACGAGCGGGTCCTCGGCGAGGGGGAGATCGCCGCGGACCTCGGCTACGGCCAGAACGGGCCCGTCATCGCGGCCGAGGCGGAGGGCCTCGCCCGCTCCCTGGTCGCCGACGCCGCCGCGTACCACGGCGACGACCAGGTGGCCTGGCTCTCCACGCGCCTTGCGCGGGCCGCCGCCGACGGTGTCGGGGCACCCGCCCGGATGCTCGTCGAGATGGCGTTCCTCGACCGGGCCGCCCGGCTGGCCGGAGTGCCCCTGTGGCAGCTCCTCGGACTGCCCGACCCCGGCCGGATCGAGCTGCTGCACACGGTCCCGATCGGTGAGGAGATCCCGACCGACGGGCGCCCGTTGAAGATCAAGCTCGGCGGACCGCAGGACGAGAGCGTGCTGCGTTCCCTCGTCGGCGCCGCCGGGCCCCTGATCCTGGACGTCAACGGCGGCTGGGAACGGGCCGAGTGGGAGCGGCTGCGTCCGCTCGTGCACGAACTCGCCCCCGCCGTACTGGAGGATCCCGCCCGCGACCCGCGCCTCATCGAGGAGATTCGCCGGGCCCTGCCCGCCACCACCGTCATCCTCGACGAGGGCATCGACTCCCTCGACGGCGCCGAGGAGGCCGCCAGGACCGCCGGCGGAGTCAACGTCAAGCTGATGCGCTTCGGCGGGCTCCTTCCCGCGCTCGCCGCCCTCACCCGGGCCGGCGAACTCGACGGCGCCCGGATGCTCGGCTGCTTCCTGGAGCCGCCGCGTGCCATCGCGTACGCCGCGCAGCTCGCGGGCCTGTGTGACTGGACCGACCTCGACGGCCACTTCTGGGTCAGTGAGGACCCCGTCGTCCAGGAGTACCGGCTCGACAGCACCGCCCCCGGCATCCCGCGCATCGCGTACGGCTCCGCGCAGGTCGCGGCTGGGGAAGGCGGGCAGGCATGA
- a CDS encoding helix-turn-helix domain-containing protein — MLEQPAFGRRLKRLRRERGLSQATLAGAGMSTGYLSRLESGARNPTDRAVAHLTKQLGVNVAEFEEQQTVSLAQALTIVTSIDSDSGGELLETALAGDDGQDLLLRWQALWLLAQWKRRHGEHASELEYLEELVTLGDEVGLPELRVRALTQLARCLRSSGDIVRAVDIAVTAHRVAGAHELTAQDVVLVLLALVSVETEAGRLPDARAHSDELLALVEGRSDALWAEALWTAAALRVRQGDFESAQTLLDQALNGFQSRENLVLWLRLRVAAARLHLQKVPSEVDVAQRYVEAIECGLPFAGTPALEQELISLKADLAFREGRYMDARAMLGRIDQTGPRMSYRDRMRLDVLENRLRIVEGHEEEGLRGMQNLAQQAHATSNIDLAADIWRIAAETLVEVRNEARGGPKGMGPQS, encoded by the coding sequence ATGCTGGAACAGCCTGCATTCGGGCGCAGACTCAAGCGATTGAGGCGTGAACGCGGCCTCTCTCAGGCGACACTCGCCGGTGCGGGCATGTCCACCGGTTATCTGTCCCGCCTGGAGTCGGGAGCCCGGAATCCCACGGACCGTGCCGTGGCACACCTGACCAAGCAACTCGGCGTGAACGTCGCCGAGTTCGAGGAACAGCAAACCGTCTCACTGGCACAGGCGCTCACCATCGTCACCTCCATCGACTCCGATTCCGGGGGCGAGCTCCTGGAGACGGCGCTGGCGGGCGACGACGGCCAGGACCTCCTCCTGCGTTGGCAGGCCCTGTGGCTCCTCGCCCAGTGGAAGCGCCGGCACGGCGAGCACGCCAGTGAGCTGGAGTACCTGGAGGAGCTGGTCACCCTCGGCGACGAGGTCGGCCTGCCCGAGCTGCGGGTGCGGGCGCTGACCCAACTCGCCCGATGTCTGCGCTCGTCGGGTGACATCGTCCGCGCGGTCGACATCGCCGTCACGGCGCACCGCGTGGCGGGGGCGCACGAACTCACCGCGCAGGACGTCGTCCTCGTCCTCCTCGCCCTCGTCTCCGTCGAGACGGAGGCGGGACGGCTGCCGGACGCGAGGGCGCACTCCGACGAGCTGCTCGCCCTGGTCGAGGGACGCTCCGACGCCCTGTGGGCCGAGGCCCTCTGGACGGCGGCGGCACTCCGCGTCAGGCAGGGCGACTTCGAATCGGCCCAAACCCTGCTCGACCAGGCGCTGAACGGGTTCCAGAGCCGGGAGAACCTCGTCCTGTGGCTCCGGCTCCGCGTCGCCGCGGCCAGGCTCCACCTGCAGAAGGTCCCGTCCGAGGTGGATGTCGCCCAGCGCTACGTCGAGGCGATCGAATGCGGTCTCCCGTTCGCCGGAACGCCCGCCCTGGAGCAGGAGTTGATCTCCCTCAAGGCCGATCTGGCGTTCCGCGAGGGCCGGTACATGGACGCCCGCGCGATGCTGGGCCGGATCGACCAGACGGGACCGCGCATGTCTTACCGCGACCGGATGCGCCTCGACGTCCTGGAGAACCGGCTGCGGATCGTGGAGGGCCACGAGGAGGAGGGTCTGCGCGGTATGCAGAACCTCGCCCAACAGGCCCACGCGACTTCCAACATCGACCTCGCCGCGGACATCTGGCGCATCGCCGCGGAGACCCTGGTCGAAGTCCGCAACGAGGCCCGCGGCGGCCCGAAGGGCATGGGCCCGCAGTCCTGA
- a CDS encoding type I polyketide synthase, which translates to MTRDRSLDVAVTGMAARFPGGSLTEWWEALKAGRVLTTRFTRDELLGAGVPPERVDHPDYVPVRGHLPHADRFDNDLFHVSPRDAELMDPQSRLMLEVAWAALEDAGRNPRDDSVRTGVYASASGSTYMRAMLTGGALAPTALDQALRGTEPDYLATRIAYKLGLTGPALTVQTACSSSLVALHTAVQALLNGECDQAVVVAAAVDFPQAGHLYVPGGILSASGVCRPFDADADGVIAGSGVVAVVLSPLADSPEGAAPHGVILGTAINNDGSAKAGYHAPSAIGQEAVIRAALHTADVDASSLGYLEAHATGTRVGDPIEWSAASAALAGLGARPGQVAVGAVKANIGHLDAAAGLASLVKALLVVKEGIVPPVAGFDALNPLLETDGSPLYVPTRPRAWNDAAGPRRAGVSSFGIGGTNAHAIIEQAPEPEAVPAAAATIDRPARERLVLLSAATPDALDRSAERLAAHLSETAPDLTDVAHTLAAARAELPRRLAVSGRGPAEIAERLTGGTSVARGSSPVTGPAPVVFLLPGQGTQRPGMAVPFAEELPGFSVALDTCLAAFAPEQATTLRRALLDPEFPAAELEATELAQPAIFALEYAAATALTGLGVTPAALIGHSLGEITAACLAGVLELTDAARFVTTRGRAMQGCPTGAMLALGCGAAQAEKLLAEFGGALEQAAVNGPDNVVVAGTADEVEAFRAWLGDRAFSRPLRTSHAFHSALVEPALPELLAALSGVRLGRPTVPIASNVTGRIVPAGAEIAPGAFAEQARRTVRFADALADAAELFPGAVAVEVGPGRALSAPAEAAGLRTVALSSARSGHSGEGPLAALGALWTLGQPLDVAALCGEGRRIRLPGYPFAGPSRIAPEALAGTAGRAGTRERTEPGAATFRQEPETTSPADSGQTGQTGQTARTGQNAQGTADAHDAVVRAWTQFLGATALIDDSDFFDVGGDSLLITRVTSRLSEELGIDIPVRSMLVARTLGGQATLIKELLAAGAPEPAETDYLEVNRALWDERVPIHVESDHYDVEGFRRGADPIREFELREVGDVTGLRLAHLQCHIGLDTLAWARRGARVTGLDFSAPAIEQARRFAAELGLDARFETADVYESEARLGSRAYDIVYTGVGALCWLPDIRKWAETVVSLLAPGGFLYLSEFHPFADTLGYDGRTVVHDYFDSGPQISDMSGTYADTKASTENSRAVAFQHGLGEVVSALVSAGLRIDFLNEHDMTIFQKFHSLSSHADGIFKSADGKPRVPLMYSLRATLDDRRGEAL; encoded by the coding sequence ATGACCCGCGACCGTTCCCTCGACGTGGCCGTGACCGGTATGGCCGCCCGATTCCCCGGCGGCTCCCTCACCGAATGGTGGGAAGCCCTCAAGGCCGGCCGGGTACTGACCACTCGATTCACACGCGACGAGTTGCTCGGGGCCGGAGTGCCACCGGAACGCGTCGACCATCCCGACTACGTTCCGGTCCGCGGTCACCTCCCCCACGCCGACCGCTTCGACAACGACCTCTTCCATGTCAGCCCGCGGGACGCGGAGCTGATGGACCCCCAGTCCCGCCTCATGCTCGAAGTGGCCTGGGCCGCCCTCGAGGACGCGGGAAGGAATCCGCGCGACGACTCGGTCCGTACCGGTGTCTACGCCTCCGCCAGCGGCAGCACGTACATGCGCGCCATGCTCACCGGCGGCGCCCTGGCACCCACGGCTCTCGACCAGGCACTGCGCGGCACCGAGCCGGACTACCTGGCCACCCGCATCGCCTACAAACTCGGGCTCACCGGGCCGGCGCTGACCGTGCAGACCGCGTGCTCCTCGTCCCTCGTCGCCCTCCACACCGCCGTACAGGCCCTGCTTAACGGGGAGTGCGACCAGGCCGTCGTGGTCGCGGCCGCCGTGGACTTCCCCCAGGCCGGCCATCTGTACGTGCCGGGTGGCATCCTCTCCGCCTCGGGCGTCTGCCGGCCCTTCGACGCCGACGCGGACGGTGTCATCGCCGGCTCCGGAGTGGTGGCCGTGGTCCTGAGTCCGCTCGCGGACTCGCCCGAGGGCGCCGCCCCGCACGGCGTGATCCTCGGCACCGCGATCAACAACGACGGCTCGGCGAAGGCGGGATACCACGCACCGTCCGCCATCGGCCAGGAGGCCGTCATCCGCGCGGCCCTGCACACCGCCGACGTCGACGCCTCCTCCCTCGGCTATCTGGAGGCGCACGCCACCGGAACCCGGGTCGGCGACCCCATCGAGTGGTCGGCCGCCTCGGCTGCCCTCGCCGGTCTGGGCGCCCGTCCCGGACAGGTGGCGGTGGGAGCGGTCAAGGCCAACATCGGCCACCTGGACGCCGCCGCCGGGCTCGCCTCGCTGGTCAAGGCGCTCCTCGTGGTGAAGGAGGGCATCGTGCCGCCGGTGGCGGGCTTCGACGCTCTCAACCCGCTCCTGGAGACGGACGGTTCCCCGCTCTACGTCCCCACCCGGCCGCGCGCCTGGAACGACGCCGCGGGACCGCGACGGGCCGGCGTCAGCTCCTTCGGCATCGGCGGTACCAACGCTCACGCGATCATCGAGCAGGCACCCGAACCCGAAGCCGTGCCCGCCGCGGCCGCCACCATCGACCGGCCGGCGCGCGAGCGCCTCGTGCTGCTCTCCGCCGCCACACCGGACGCCCTCGACCGGTCCGCGGAGCGGCTCGCGGCCCACCTGAGCGAGACGGCCCCCGACCTCACCGACGTCGCGCACACCCTCGCCGCCGCCCGCGCCGAACTGCCGCGCCGCCTCGCGGTCTCCGGCCGCGGCCCGGCCGAGATCGCCGAGCGGCTCACCGGGGGCACGTCGGTGGCGCGCGGCAGCAGTCCCGTCACCGGGCCCGCTCCGGTGGTCTTCCTGCTGCCGGGACAGGGCACTCAGCGACCGGGCATGGCCGTGCCCTTCGCCGAGGAACTCCCCGGCTTCTCCGTCGCGCTCGACACCTGCCTCGCCGCCTTCGCCCCGGAGCAGGCCACCACGCTGCGCCGTGCGCTCCTGGACCCCGAGTTCCCCGCGGCGGAGCTGGAGGCCACGGAACTGGCCCAACCCGCGATCTTCGCGCTCGAGTACGCCGCGGCCACCGCCCTGACCGGGCTGGGCGTGACCCCCGCGGCGCTGATCGGCCACAGCCTCGGAGAGATCACGGCCGCCTGTCTGGCGGGCGTCCTGGAACTGACCGACGCGGCCCGGTTCGTGACGACCCGGGGACGTGCCATGCAGGGCTGCCCGACGGGCGCCATGCTCGCCCTGGGCTGCGGCGCGGCCCAGGCGGAGAAGCTGCTCGCGGAGTTCGGCGGCGCCCTTGAGCAGGCCGCCGTCAACGGACCGGACAACGTGGTCGTGGCCGGAACCGCGGACGAGGTCGAGGCCTTCCGCGCATGGCTCGGCGACCGGGCGTTCTCCCGTCCGCTGCGGACGAGCCACGCCTTCCACTCCGCGCTCGTCGAACCCGCCCTGCCGGAACTCCTCGCCGCGCTCTCCGGCGTCCGTCTCGGCCGGCCCACCGTCCCGATCGCCTCGAACGTCACCGGCCGGATCGTCCCGGCGGGGGCGGAGATCGCCCCCGGGGCGTTCGCCGAACAGGCCCGCCGCACGGTCCGGTTCGCCGACGCCCTCGCCGACGCGGCCGAGCTGTTCCCGGGGGCCGTCGCGGTCGAGGTCGGCCCCGGCCGGGCGCTGTCGGCGCCGGCGGAAGCTGCCGGGCTGCGCACGGTGGCGCTGTCCTCGGCGCGCTCCGGGCACAGCGGCGAGGGACCGCTCGCGGCCCTCGGCGCCCTGTGGACCCTGGGGCAGCCGCTCGACGTGGCGGCCCTCTGCGGCGAGGGCCGCAGGATCCGCCTGCCCGGGTACCCGTTCGCCGGGCCGAGCCGGATCGCACCCGAGGCGCTGGCCGGGACCGCCGGACGCGCGGGCACCCGGGAACGCACCGAGCCCGGGGCGGCGACGTTCCGGCAGGAGCCGGAGACAACCTCGCCCGCGGACAGCGGCCAGACCGGCCAGACCGGCCAGACCGCCCGGACCGGCCAGAACGCACAAGGTACGGCGGACGCGCACGACGCCGTGGTCCGTGCCTGGACCCAGTTCCTCGGCGCGACCGCCCTTATCGACGACTCCGACTTCTTCGACGTCGGCGGCGACTCCCTCCTGATCACACGGGTCACCTCCAGGCTCTCCGAGGAACTGGGCATCGACATCCCGGTGCGGTCGATGCTCGTGGCCCGTACGCTCGGCGGCCAGGCCACCCTGATCAAGGAACTGCTCGCGGCCGGAGCGCCCGAGCCGGCGGAGACCGACTACCTGGAGGTCAACCGCGCGCTGTGGGACGAGCGGGTCCCGATCCACGTCGAGAGCGACCACTACGACGTGGAGGGCTTCCGGCGGGGCGCCGACCCGATCCGGGAGTTCGAGCTGCGTGAGGTCGGTGACGTCACCGGCCTTCGCCTCGCCCATCTGCAGTGCCACATCGGCCTGGACACCCTCGCCTGGGCGCGCCGCGGCGCCCGCGTCACGGGGCTCGACTTCTCCGCCCCCGCGATCGAGCAGGCCAGGAGGTTCGCCGCCGAACTGGGCCTTGACGCACGGTTCGAGACGGCCGACGTCTACGAGTCGGAGGCCCGGCTCGGCAGCCGGGCGTACGACATCGTCTACACCGGCGTGGGGGCGCTCTGCTGGCTGCCCGACATCAGGAAGTGGGCCGAGACGGTCGTCTCCCTGCTCGCTCCGGGCGGGTTCCTCTACCTCTCGGAGTTCCACCCCTTCGCGGACACCCTGGGGTACGACGGACGGACCGTCGTCCACGACTACTTCGACTCCGGTCCGCAGATCAGCGACATGTCCGGAACGTACGCCGACACGAAGGCGTCGACCGAGAACTCCCGGGCCGTCGCCTTCCAGCACGGTCTCGGCGAGGTGGTGTCGGCACTCGTCTCCGCGGGGCTGCGCATCGACTTCCTGAACGAGCACGACATGACAATCTTCCAGAAGTTCCACTCACTGAGTTCGCACGCGGACGGCATCTTCAAGAGCGCCGACGGCAAGCCTCGGGTACCCCTGATGTACTCGCTGCGCGCGACGCTCGACGACCGGCGGGGAGAAGCGCTGTGA